From one Rosa rugosa chromosome 4, drRosRugo1.1, whole genome shotgun sequence genomic stretch:
- the LOC133745412 gene encoding uncharacterized protein LOC133745412 yields the protein MLQFPGFMKQYPWSTRTIPTSFLLPSQWPQPHSEELLLAMEEADYDEKCNEIRKSHSNQIMIGKPTVDVDKEDYDNDADDDDVDNAEDSEGEEFEQETG from the exons ATGTTACAGTTTCCAGGCTTCATGAAACAGTATCCGTGGTCAACCAGGACAATTCCGACGTCGTTTCTGCTGCCGTCTCAATGGCCCCAACCCCACAGCGAAGAGCTCCTCCTCGCTATGGAGGAGGCCGATTACGACGAAAAG TGTAATGAAATCCGAAAGAGCCACAGCAACCAGATTATGATTGGGAAACCGACTGTTGATGTTGATAAAGAAGACTATGATAATgatgctgatgatgatgatgtggacAATGCAGAGGATTCTGAGGGCGAAGAGTTTGAACAGGAAACCGGTTGA